From Nicotiana tabacum cultivar K326 chromosome 22, ASM71507v2, whole genome shotgun sequence, one genomic window encodes:
- the LOC107763426 gene encoding tetrapyrrole-binding protein, chloroplastic-like, translating into MATNSFKSIHQHHTLRRRHSIDCPFSSSSFFLKPITKNPSSTSFSNHSLITFSLSSTTPTTPTTTPTTPTTPFDVLEQHLSAQDFRQADEETRRLLIVLAGEAAVKRGYVFFSEVQFIQESDLKEIDSLWRKYSDNKFGYSVQKKIWNKVNRDFTSFFIKVGWMKKLESTEVDQYNYRAFPNEFIWELNEETPEGHLPLTNALRGTQLLSSIFTHPAFVEEGEEEKEEEKQASISGEDKGSVKKGGLLGGLRSKLFGKPDYSF; encoded by the coding sequence ATGGCAACTAATTCTTTCAAGTCCATTCATCAACACCATACATTAAGGAGAAGGCATTCTATTGATTGccctttttcttcctcttcttttttcctCAAGCCAATTACCAAAAACCCCTCTTCAACTTCATTTTCCAATCACAGTCTCATCACTTTTTCACTTTCCTCCACCACCCCAACCACCCCCACCACCACCCCCACTACCCCCACCACCCCTTTTGACGTTCTTGAACAACACTTATCAGCTCAAGATTTCAGACAAGCTGACGAGGAAACTCGGCGTCTACTCATAGTTTTAGCAGGAGAAGCAGCAGTTAAACGAGGCTATGTTTTCTTCTCTGAAGTTCAGTTCATTCAAGAATCTGACCTCAAAGAAATTGATTCCCTTTGGAGAAAATACAGTGACAACAAATTTGGGTACAGTGTTCAAAAGAAAATATGGAACAAAGTGAACAGAGATTTCACTAGTTTCTTTATTAAAGTTGGGTGGATGAAGAAACTAGAAAGCACTGAAGTAGACCAATATAATTACAGGGCATTTCCAAATGAATTTATTTGGGAATTAAATGAGGAAACTCCAGAAGGACATTTGCCATTAACAAATGCACTAAGAGGAACACAACTTTTGAGTAGCATTTTTACTCATCCTGCTTTTgttgaagaaggagaagaagagaaagaagaggaaaaacaGGCAAGTATTTCTGGGGAAGATAAAGGAAGTGTGAAGAAAGGAGGATTGTTGGGTGGTTTGAGGAGTAAATTATTTGGTAAACCAGATTACAGCTTTTGA